One Arachis hypogaea cultivar Tifrunner chromosome 2, arahy.Tifrunner.gnm2.J5K5, whole genome shotgun sequence genomic window, AATATTTTGTTTTTGGTCTTAAACAAGATTATATCTCAAAATTACTGTACCAAAAATATGTTACATTGTTTTCGGTCTGTCAAAAGAATGTTACTTCATCTTGAAATCCATTTATTGGGCTGGACCAATAATTCCTTTAATGGGCCTGAGGCCCAATTCTATCATCACTCTCATCTTCTCCTACCTCCTAGCTCCACCTCCATTTTTCAGACCTCTCTAATAAACCCTAAAACCAACGAGAAAAAGCTCGAAAATTTGATCACCGAACCTCAAAACAACTTCGACGCATTTCTCCAACCATGCTCCGAATCACAAAGCTCAAACCTTTCCCTTCATCTCTCACAACCCACAACCTCATTCAGCGATTCCCCGTTAGCGGAACCGCAAAGGGAAAAGCGAAGATCAAAGCTGGACAAGCCCTAAAACGTTCGAAAATCACAACCAAGAAAATGGGATCCGAATCAAAACCCGGACCCGGTTCCCGAGAGCAACAGGAGCGTGAGAAGCTCTACGATCAGTGCCTACAAGCTCCAACCCCCGTTCGGTACCTGAAGCCCAAGGAACGCGCGCGAGAAATTGAGCGCGAGAAAATGGGGCTGTTGAGCAAAGAGAGGCAGCGAGAAATTCAGCTGATGAAGAGGAAGGACGACAAGTACAAGGTTTCGGAGAAACCCACGATAATTGGGACGCCGGGGTTGGATTATATCACTTTGGGTTTGGTTGATGAAGAGAAGATTCCGAAGTATGAGTTGACTGTGGAAGATGGTAGGAAGTTGGCGAAAGAGTATAGCAGGGTCTTGATGAGGAAGCACAGGGAGAGACAGGTAATTTTACATCATCAGAATATATAGTTAGATCGGTTAAAAGTTAGTTAATTTGTCATTTGTATTGTTTGAAATTAGTTAGTGTATGTTTGATTCGATTACTTATCTAAGAATGATTTTAGTTAATAAATGCTGAAATTGAGTGATTTATGTTTAGTAGTTAGTATCTGAAAAGTTTAGGATCAGTTAGATTAATAGAAAGTTAGAAGCATAGGGAGAGACTGGTAATATTTCACAGTTGAAGAAATCAGTTGGATTGGTTAAAAATTAGCTAAATGTTAGTTAATTTGACAATTAGATTGGTTCAGCATTTGCGAGTTTGATTACTGATGACTTTGATTTATCTAAGAGTAATGCGGAAAAGTGGTTTATATTTACTTAGCATGTGTTTAATTCTGCTTCTGAaaatttaattactcattattttGATGCATCTattattgatttttctttatatgtTTAAAGTGAAGTGATTTATGTTAAGTATTTTGGTATAGAAGGTGTTTTTAACAAAATTTGGTGAGCTAAACTATCTGCAAAAGCAGTTCATTGCTTATTATTCATGATATTGAAATCATTCTAGAGCAATAGTCTGATTTGAGGAAGAATCAAACAAGTTTGTGAACGGGAAAAAatgtattttgtgattttgaatTCACTATTGAGGTACTCAAATCTGCAACTAATCACAATATTAGTTGGTTAATGTATAGCTTAGTGAGAAATCATCATGTTCATTTCTATCAAATTCACTATTCTAATAATGACAGGCTAAAGAAACGACACTTTTGAGGCTGAAGAAGGAGGCGATTGAGGCTTTGCCTGAGGGTTTGAGGGAAGCTGCTTTGGTCCCCGACTTAACACCTTTTCCTGTGAACCGGTTTATGGCAACCTTGACTCCTCCAATTGAGGGCTACATGGAGAAGGTCAGGGAAGCCGCCGAGAAGATCAGCGGCACTGAGAAGATTAGATAATCACAGGTCAGTATTGTACATGTAGATGGCTAGATTGTGATTTGAATTTCAAAGCTGTGTGAGTACCATGCATGATGGTTGCTAATTACTACATTTGTGAAGACTGAGATTgctattattttgttattttgccAGACAACGGTTATTTCGATGTATACAACCTATCGATTGTATGCTGCATTAAACAATTCTGTGACGAGTGTAAACCGGCTATTTGCCATGGTCGAATGTATTGTTATTTGTAGGTTGTGTTGTGTTATTCTCTTCCGCTC contains:
- the LOC112733400 gene encoding uncharacterized protein, producing the protein MLRITKLKPFPSSLTTHNLIQRFPVSGTAKGKAKIKAGQALKRSKITTKKMGSESKPGPGSREQQEREKLYDQCLQAPTPVRYLKPKERAREIEREKMGLLSKERQREIQLMKRKDDKYKVSEKPTIIGTPGLDYITLGLVDEEKIPKYELTVEDGRKLAKEYSRVLMRKHRERQAKETTLLRLKKEAIEALPEGLREAALVPDLTPFPVNRFMATLTPPIEGYMEKVREAAEKISGTEKIR